The genomic DNA TTGAATGATTTATTTAAAAATATCAGTGAGAACTACGGCCATTTCTTCTCATGGAGTGATGTCGTGGCGACGCTTACTGACCCGGTGAGTTGGGGGATCATTGGAACTCTCATTTTGCTGGAAGGTCTTTTGTCGGCGGATAACGCCTTGGTTCTCGCAGTTATGGTTAAGCATTTACCTAAGGAACAACAAAAGAGAGCCTTATTTTACGGGATTTTGGGTGCGTATGTATTCAGGTTCCTCGCCATCGGCTTGGGTACGTTCCTGATTAAGTTTACGCTGATTAAGGTGCTGGGAGCGGCTTATCTTCTCTTTATTGCTTATAAGGGCTTATTCAAGTCCGAAGGTGATGGAGAAGTGAAAAACAAACCTGCTTCTTTCTGGAAAACCGTATTAATGGTCGAACTGATGGATATCGCCTTCAGTATTGACAGCGTCATTGCCGCTTTTGGTGTGAGCGAGAAAGTATGGGTTCTGTTCCTGGGTGGTATTCTCGGCGTTCTGATGATGCGCGGTGTTGCTCAAGTGTTCCTCAAGCTCATTGATAAATTTCCGGAACTGGAACAGACAGCCTTTATTCTGATCGCCATTATCGGGGGTAAAATGCTGGCTGCTGCTTTTGACTTTCATATGTCGCAAGTCTTGTTCTTCGGCATTTTGATTGCCGTCTTTGTAGGCACAATGGTGATTAGCTCGGTGAAAAGAAAGAAAAAGGCCGACGAAGAGGCTTAATGTACAAAGTATAGCGAAATCCCTCCTGAACCTAAGGGGGGATTTCTTGTATACCCGAGGCACAGGGCTTCAGTCAGGCAAGAATGAGCAAGAGGAGGAGAAGGCCCTGAAATATTTTAATGATTTGACCTCTGAGGAAGTAGAAGCGATCTTTTGCACGCCGCCATCAGAATTTAATAACCGATCCCCCAAAAGTATATTGGCTTACGCGATAGGGGCGGCTTTGTACATGCCTGCGACCCGTTCGGAAGTAGCGGAAGAGATCAAGAATGGAAAACATGAAGGATTGACGACGGTCATGCTGGATTTGGAGGATGCCATTGGGGATCAGCAGGTCGGGCAGGCGGAACAGTCGCTGGCACAGCAGTTGCTTCAACTATTGTCGTATGTACGGACAGGCTCGATGAGTGAACAGAGTTTACCGCTGCTGTTTGTACGTGTCCGGTCTGTGGAACAGCTCGAACGGCTACTGAACGGGTTGGGAGAATCTCTGTCGCTACTGACAGGCTTTGTTTTGCCCAAGTTTTCTTCAAATAATGGACGAGCGTATTTTGAACTCATTGCCAGATATAACCGGGGTAAGGCTGAACAGAACATCCCTGTGTTGTACGGATTACCGATTCTCGAAAGCTCCAACATCATTTACAGGGAAACCCGCTGGAGTGAGCTGCTGTCGATCAAAGAGATTTTGGACGAGTTTCAGGAATATGTGCTGAATGTACGAATTGGCGCAACTGATTTTTCCAGCCTGTTTGGCTTGAGACGTAGCCCGGATATTACAATTTATGAGATTGCCGTCATACGGGATTGTATCGCTGATATCATTAACCTGTTTGGACGCGTGGACTCCGATTATGTCATTTCCGGTCCTGTGTGGGAATATTTCTCTCATCGGGAACGTGTATTTAAGCCTCAATTAAGAGTGTCGCCCTTTGAGGATGCATTTGGTAAGCAGGGGCGCAATCTGCGGATGGACTTCATTTCAGATGCAGTGGACGGACTAATACGAGAGGTCATGATGGATAAGGAAAATGGCATCATCGGCAAAACGATCATCCATCCTTCCCATATTAAGCCGGTACAGGCCATGTACGCAGTGACACATGAAGAGTACATGGATGCCATCTCGATTGTGGAGCGTAATGACGGTAGTCTGGGTGTATTCAAAAGCACCTATGCCAACAAAATGAATGAAATTAAGCCGCATTTAAATTGGGCTCATCGTATTATAAACAGATCAAAAGTATACGGGGTGTTACATGAACAACAACATTTTGTCAGTCTCTTACCCAACCACGAAAATACATCTGCTGCCT from Paenibacillus sp. FSL R10-2782 includes the following:
- a CDS encoding HpcH/HpaI aldolase/citrate lyase family protein — protein: MLAYAIGAALYMPATRSEVAEEIKNGKHEGLTTVMLDLEDAIGDQQVGQAEQSLAQQLLQLLSYVRTGSMSEQSLPLLFVRVRSVEQLERLLNGLGESLSLLTGFVLPKFSSNNGRAYFELIARYNRGKAEQNIPVLYGLPILESSNIIYRETRWSELLSIKEILDEFQEYVLNVRIGATDFSSLFGLRRSPDITIYEIAVIRDCIADIINLFGRVDSDYVISGPVWEYFSHRERVFKPQLRVSPFEDAFGKQGRNLRMDFISDAVDGLIREVMMDKENGIIGKTIIHPSHIKPVQAMYAVTHEEYMDAISIVERNDGSLGVFKSTYANKMNEIKPHLNWAHRIINRSKVYGVLHEQQHFVSLLPNHENTSAAYTGAVQR
- a CDS encoding TerC family protein codes for the protein MLNDLFKNISENYGHFFSWSDVVATLTDPVSWGIIGTLILLEGLLSADNALVLAVMVKHLPKEQQKRALFYGILGAYVFRFLAIGLGTFLIKFTLIKVLGAAYLLFIAYKGLFKSEGDGEVKNKPASFWKTVLMVELMDIAFSIDSVIAAFGVSEKVWVLFLGGILGVLMMRGVAQVFLKLIDKFPELEQTAFILIAIIGGKMLAAAFDFHMSQVLFFGILIAVFVGTMVISSVKRKKKADEEA